The genome window CGAAGGCGGTTGCTCCTGCGTCGTCTCGTCCGTAGTCGATGGTATCCCATTTCGTGATACGGCCGCCGAGGACTGCGGAGAAGGCGTCGGTGAGGCGGAGGCGAGTGGAGGAGTAGATACCGGTTTGCTTGGTGCGGACGACGCCTTGGCCGGGAAGGTAGGCGAGTTCCATGGCGGGCTCGGCGCTGCCGTCCCAGGTGTAGAAGTTGTCTATGGCGTAGTTCCAGGGAGTGCCTGCGAAGCCGGAGGCGGTGTTGAGGGCGATGCTTTCGTACTCGGCGTGGCTGGTGCCGAAGACGATGTCGTGCTCGCGCTCGAAGAGGTCGAATTTGCCGTTTAGGTAGAGGTCGATGCTGTTGCGCTCGTCGGAGCTGTCCCAGGAGTAGCCGGTGATGATGACGCCGGAGCCGTCTTCCTTGTTGAGCCAGGTTTCAGCGTAGGCGTTGGCGTAGGTGCTGAGGCTTTCTTCGTCGCCAGTGGTGTGGTTGAGGGCGGCCTTGAGCTGCCAGCGGTTGTTGAGCTGGTGCTCGAGGTTGACGAAGGCGGTGCTGGAGTGACGGTGCCAGTAGGCCCAGTCGGTGGCGAAGTTGGTGGTGTGCGGAAGCTCGGAGGGCGTGCCGTCGGCCGCCAGCGGCGGAATGGTGCCCCAGACGGAGGCGGTGGGCTCGTTGTCTTGGCGTTGGAAGCCGAAGGTGAGGGTGGAGTTTTGTGCGAGGTCGGCGGAGAAGGTGGCGAGGTAGGCGAGCTTGTCCTCGTGGTAGCGGTCGCGGAAGCTGTCGCGGTCTGTTAGGGCGGCGACGAAGCGGCTGCGGAATTTGCCGTCAGCGGTGATGGGGGTGTTCACGTCGACTTGAGTGCGGAAGTAATCCCAGGAGCCGACGGTTTGCGTGACGGAGGCGGCGAAGGTTTTGCCTGCTTGCTTGCGGTGGAGGTTAACGGTGCCGGAGGGCTTGCCGGAGCCGCTGAAAAGCCCGTTGGCGCCGCGGAGGATTTCCACGCGTTGGTAGAGGGCGGTGTCGAACTCTTGGTTGGTGTCGCCGCTGTAGGTGGGGATGCCGTCGACTTGGAAGTCGGTGATCTGGAAGCCGCGGGAGAAGTAGAGCGGGCGTTGCGTGTCGTACATGGAGACGTTGACGCCGGTGACGTTGCGCATGACGTCGTCCATGTTGTACATGGATTCCGCTTCGAGGCGGGAGCTGTCGATCAGGCTGATCGTTTGCGGCGTCTCGCGGTCGGAGAGCGGGAGGCGGGTGGCGGCTCCGATGGTGTCGTAGTGGTCGCCGAAGACGGTGAAGCCGCTGAGCTCGAAGGCTTGGTCGCCGGTGACGGGCGCGTCGACGCTGTTTTGGGCGCTGGCTGTGGCGGCGAGGCCGAGGGCGCTTCCTGCGAGGAGAGTTTTCAGGTAGTTCATTTTTGAATCCAGTTTGTGCTTGCTTGTGTACGGCGGCGCTGGCGTGCGCAGCGGGACAAGAGGCCGGAGAATAGCGCAAGGGGTGGCTCGCCCGCCGCTCCGTCAGGGATTCTGAATGCTCCAAGAGGGATTTTTTTGGTTCGTTCGCAAATCAAGTGAAGGCCAGGGCTAGACTGCTCCTATCCTTCGAGTGGCGGCCGGTGCCGGCTTTGTCTGTCGTCCAACTAAAGAAAGGGGAGTTGCTGGTGGAGCTCGCCGAGGCGTTGGGAGAGTTGGGCAAGGCTGTCTTGATCCTGGGGGCTGGTGTGCGGGGATTTGGCGGTTTTGCTGATCTCTTGCAGAGCCAGCTGGATGGCTTCTCGCGATGTATTGATGAGTTGGGTACGCGTTCTCTCATCTTGAAGATCTTGGAAGTGGTGGGCGATGAGGTGGGGGAGTTCAGCCGGGAGGAGAGTAGCGAGGAGAAGGCAGCCGAAGTGGAATAGGCGTTGGCTGGCTTGGGCGAAGGGTTCGTGGGGGAGGTAGGGACGTAGAGCGCGGATGTGGGCGAGGGCGCTTTGCGAATGCTTATTCGCTTGTTGGGCGAGCCTGTCTTGTTCGGGTGGAGGGAGTGTGGGAAGGAGTTGACCGACCGCGTCGCAGTAGGAACGGGCGGCTAGGACCGCGAGTTCGGTGTCGGTCGGGTCGGCGTGGCGCTCGAAGCGAACGGTTTCGATGGCGGTGTTGGCAACATGGAGGGCGTCGCTGGGGAGTTGGAGGTCAAGCAGCAGATTGGCTTGGTTGAGAAGGACGCCGTTTAGGTTGCGGCGGGGCCAGGTGGCTCGTTTTAGCGGGGTGAGCAGACGGGCGGCTCGTTGGAAGTCTTGCAGGGCGCGTTCGGCTTGTTCGAGACCGTGGCATTGGTGCAGCAATTGCCCACGGTTCATAAGGGCGGCTCCGAGGGAATTGCTCGTTTCCTGAGAAGGGGGGAGCGTATCGAGAATTCGGATAGCTTCTGAGTAGGCGTCTATTGCTTCGGCGAGGGCAGAGGATGTTGCGAGGGAGTGGCCGCGGTTCATGGCGGCTTTTGCCTCTTGGTAGTTGGAAGAAATCGCGTCGCTCCTTGAACTATGGCGGACTTGCGAAGGCTGCTTCCCTCCCGTTGGTTGCTCTACATCTCGGCCCATTGGCGGAGGAGGTTGTGGTAGACACCGGTGAGCTGGACGTTGGAGGGATGCTCGGGGTGGTCGGCTCCGAGGCGTTGGATTGCCATGTCCATGTCGAAAAGCATGGAACGTTGGCTGTTGTCGCGGACCATGCTTTGTATCCAGAAAAAGGAACAGAGGCGGGTGCCTTCGGTGACGGGAGTGACGTGGTGCAGGCTGGTGGAAGGGTAGAGGATCGCGTGCCCGGCGGGGAGCTTGACGCGTTGGGTGCCGTAGGTGTCTTCGATGCAGAGCTCGCCGCCTGCGTATTCGTTGGGGTCGGCGAAGAATACGGTGCAGGAGAGGTCGGTGCGGATTTGTTTTTGGGTTCCGGGGATGACGCGTATGGAGCCGTCCACGTGAGTGCCGAAGGTTTGGCCGCCGGAGTAGCTGTTGAACATGGGAGGCAGGATATGCAGGGGCAGGGCGGCTGCCATGAAGAGGGGATTGCTGCCGAGGGCATGGAGGATGAGGTCGCCGACTTGCTGGGCGGCTGGGTCTTCGGGGAGGAGTTGGGCGTTGTCTTTGACCTTGGCCCCTTGGTGGCCGGCGGATGCTTTTCCGTCGACCCAATTGGCGGTTTCGAGGAGCCGGCGGGAGGTGGCGATTTGTGCGAGACTGAGTAGATTTGGGATGGAGATGAGCATGTGCTTCGGGCGTTGGAGGGAGAGGGGAAGAACGAAAGGGGGCGCCCTGAGTGACCAGGGCGCCCGTGTGCTTTCTGAGATGTGAGTGTTTCTGGGCCTAGAATTTGTAGTAGGCGGAGAGCTTGGCGGAGCGGGAGGCGCCGGGGACGGAGCGGTTGGAGCTGCCGCGTTCGATGTATCGCTCGTCGGCGGCGTTGTCGACGTTGAGGCGGAAGGAAAGGCGGTCGTTGAGGACGTAGCTTGCGGTCAGGTCCATGAGCCAGTAGGAGGCGTCGTCAGGGGCTTCGACGCTGGAGCTGTATGCTTGTGAGCCGGAGTAGGTGGCGCCGCCGCCGAAGCTGAGTTTTGGGGTGGCCTGATAGTCGAGCCAGAGATTGAAGGATTCGGAGGGCGAGTAGGAGAGTTCGGTTCCGATTTCGTCGAGGTTTGGTGAGTCGGTAATCTCGGTGTCGAGCTGGCTGTATCCACCGAATACGGACAGGCGGTCGGTGATTTTGCCGGATAGGCCGAGCTCAAAGCCTTCGACACTTTGTTTGCCAAGGTTGGTGTACTCGGTGCCACGACCGCCGAGGCTGGCCCGGGCGTTGTGCTTTTCGGACTGGAAGACGGCAGCAGCGAAAGAAGCTCGGCTTTCGAAGAGGTCCCATTTGGTGCCGAGCTCGAGGGTTTTGGTTTCCTCCGGATCTAGGTTCACGTTGGAGCTGGAAGTTTCGGAGTCGCTAAGCGAGAAGTTTTCGGCGGTAGGGTTGAAGGAATTTCCGGCACCGAAGTAGAGGCTGCCTTCGCGAAGGGGCTTGTAGACGAGTCCGAAGCGGTAGCTGGTCATCTCTTCTTTTTGGGAGAGCTCGGAGGTGGCGACGCCGTTGGTGGAGTCGAGGTAGTCGGAGTCGAAGCTCTCCCAACGCAAGCCGGCGTTGGCTTGCCATTTTTCTCCGATGGAGAGGGTGTCGAAGGCGTAGAGGGAAATTGTATCCGATGTTCCGCTACGGACGCGTCCGCTACGCTCGTTGGGAGTGAAGGTGAAGGGGCCGTCGGAGTAGGGATCGATGGCATTGCGTTCGGGGTCGGGCGAAATGGAGTGATGCGAGAAATTGTCGGCGGTTTCTCTGTTGAGCTCGATGCCAGTGGAGAAGGAGTGGGTGAGCTCTCCGACGCGGAAGGATCCTGAAAGGGTGGTGTGGTTGGCGAGGTTTTCGTTGTATTTGTCCTTCGCCTTGTCGCTGGTGCGGATGTAGCCTTCGGTGGTGCTGTCGTTGGGCCCTGCGGGCGCGGTATAGATTGCGTCCGTCTTCGAGGTGTAGTGGGAAGACACGTTACGCAGGGTAAGGCCGTTGGCGAAGTTGTGTCCGATGGATAGGGTGGCACGGTCGTTGTCTACTTCTGAAAAGTCGCGATCAGGATAGCCATAGAAATTTGAATACGAGACTTGAGGGTTGCCGAACAAGCCGGTCCACATGCCGAAGTCAGCCATGTCATCTTGCTTTAGCTTTTCGTAGCTGAGGGTAACTTGGGTGTCTTTACCGAGGCCGAAGGAAAGGCTGGGGTTGAGGGCCCAAGCTCTCTTGTAAACGAAGTCGCGGCCGGGAACGTCCTCGTCGGTAGCCATGCCGGTGAGGCGGAAGGCGATGCCGTTTTCCTTGTCGAGTACGGAGTTTGTGTCGAATACGAGTCGCTTATGGTTGTGGGTGCCGAGCGAGAGCGAGAGGCTGTCGGATTCGCTGAGGTTGGCCTGTTTCGTTACGAGGTTGACGGATCCGCCGGTGCTGCCGCGGCCGTAGGTGGCAGAGGCTGGGCCTTTTGAGACTTCGACTTGTTCGAGGTTGTATGCGTCGCGTGAATACTCGCCGCGATCGCGTACGCCGTTTACGAAGATATCATTGGCGGCGGAGAATCCGCGCACGAAGAGGTTGTCGCCTGGGGCCGCTCCGCCTTCGCCGGCCCGGAAGGTGATGCCCGGGGAATTGCGCAAGACGTCCTGGAGGCTTGTAGCTCCTTGCGCTTCGAGGATTTCCTCTGGGATGACGTTGATGGTCTGGGGAGTGTCGCGGAGGGCGACGGTGAACTTGGGCGAAGAGAGAGCGAAGTTGTCGCCTTTTACCGCGAATGGGTCGAGCTCTACGGCGTCGGTGTCTTCGACGGCAGCGTTCGTTTGCGCGTTTGCGGCTCCGGCGACGAGGAAGGTCTGGGCGATCGCGGTGGCGCGGAGTCCGAAGTTTTGAGAAGGAGAGGTGGTCAGGTGGGAGGTCATGGCTCGTTTCAGTTGGGGCCTTCTGAAGGAAGGCTTCCCATTGGATTAGGAGCCGAGACTATAGTCGGAATAGGATGGAGAGTCTGCCCCGATAGGGATTAGGGGCGCCCCGAGCGGGATTTTTTGGATTTGGAAGAAGGGCTTGGACAGCGTTGCTGTGGCTACCAGCTCAAACCCGCCCGGAGGATGACGCTGCGGGGAAAACGGGGACCATAGAAGTAGGTGGTGTCGCGGTCGGGGCCGGAGGTGATGTCTTGTTGACGCTCGTCGAAGATGTTTTTGACGCCTGCCATGAGATCGATGTGTCGTTCTTTTCCGAATACATCGAGGTGGATGTGCTTGGTGGCGGTGAGGTCGACGACGAAGAATGACTCAGTGGATTCGTTGAGGGTACCTTCGACTTCGCGGGCGGCGATCATAGGGCCGGTGTAGACGAGGCCGAGGAAGAGGTCGAAGAGCTCTTCGTTTTCGTATTTGAGTTTGGCGACGCCGCTCCACTGAGGCGTTTCGAGGTAGCGTCTCTCGAAGATGCCGGGGAGGACTTCTGGGGCTTCGTCGAAGGTAGCGTCGACGTGGGTAAGGCCTAGGTCGGCTTTCCAGCGTTCGCTGAGGCGGTAGGCGGCGTTGAGCTCGAAGCCTTGCACGGTGGAGCCGCCGGCGTTTATGCGTTCCTTGTAGGCAGTGCCGTCACTCGCGGTGTATACGATATCGGATACGTTGAAGGTGTCGCGCAGTTCGGTGCGGTAGAGTTCACCCTCCAACTGGAATTGGTCGTCCGCGAAGCTTGGCGTCCAGACGAATCCGGCGGAGTAGGAGATCGACTTTTCTTCTTTGAGACCGTGGGCGTTGCGGGTGCGGGTGGGGTCGTCGAGGATTTCGATGTGAAAGTCTTCGTCGAAGATTTCGGGAGCTCGAAAGCCGGTGGCGATCGAGGCGCGCCAGGTCCAGTCCGGGCTGGAGCTGTGGCGAAGGGCGATACGGGGCGAGAGTACCCAATTCTCAATTTCGGAATGCTTGTCTAGCCGGAGGCCGGTGATGAGGGTAGTGTCTTGCTTGTGTATCCACTCGTCTTGTACGAAGAAACCAAGGTTGTCGAAAGATCCGTCGGCGATGGGGTCTTGGCCGCTGAAGTCGGCGAGCTCTCCGTTGGAGCGGAGGGCTTTGCCGCGTTCGTTTCGCTTTTCGTCGAAGACATGGTCGAGCTGATACTGGGCTCCCCAAGAGAAGTGGTGCTCGCCGAAGCTTTGGGAAAAGAGCGTGTCGAGGTAGTAGCGCATCGTATCGGAATATCCATACAGCAACTTGGAGTCAGCGAGGGCTTCTTGGTAGGCTTCGTCATCGAAGTCGGATTGGCCAGGCAGGGCGACGGAGCCGACGCCGCCGTAGTAGCTGTTGCGGGTCACGTAGGAGGCGGAGGCGCTGAGGCGGTAGTCGATTTCGTTGAAGGAGCTGTCCCATGCGATGCCGCCGCGGTGCCAGCGGTGCTCGAGCTGCTCGGTGGTTTGGGCTTCGTGGGGGAGGAGGTCGAGAGCGTTGCCGCCGCGTCGTTCTTCCCAGCTGTAGGAGTAGTTGAGGCTGAGTTTGCCTGTTTCGGTCGGGTAGAGCCAACCGTTGGCGCCCAGGGTATGGAAGCGTTTTTGCGTGATCTCGCTGAAGCCGTCGCCGTTGATGTCTACTGCGTCGTTGTCGTTGAATTGTCCATACAGAGATAGAGCCAGGTCTCCGTCTTCGGAGGACCAGTCGCGCAGGAGGGAGGCGCTGCGGAACTGTTCGCCGTCCACGCTTTCGATAGAGGTGTCGTAGCGTTGCTTGTTGGTTACGGGCTCCTTGGGCAGGATGTTGATCACACCCGCTACGGCTCCGGGGCCGTAGAGGCTGGAGGCTCCGCCCTTGACGACTTCGACGCGGGAGATGAAGGCGGTGGGCACGTGTTCGATGCCGTAGACGGAGGCGAGTCCGGAGAAGAGCGGTTGGCCGTCGAAGAGCAGGCGGTTGTAGCCCGAGCCGAGCCCGAGCATCTTGATTTCGGCGGTGCCGCAGTTCTGGCAATTGGCCTCCGTGCGGATGCCCGACATGTACTCGAGGGCGGAAGCCAGATCGCGGGAGCCGGAGGCGAGGAAGAGGTCGGCGCCCAGCAGCTCGGTGCGGATGGGTAGTTCGCGGGCCATCCGTTCGCTGCGGGTACCCGTGGACACGACTTGGAAGGCGTCCAGCTCGATGACCGGGGATCGGTGTTCGTGCTCCTGCCCGGACCGAGGGAGGGCGCTTTGCGACAAGGCGAGGAGTATGATGGCTGAAGCGAGTAGTCGAATTTTCATTTTAGCAAAATCAAGCAATATACTTTGAGTAATCAAAATTAATATTTGGAGGTCAAGCGTCTTTCATGCGGTTCCTCGAAGGGGCGTGCTTCGATTCCCTTGCAGGGAGGCTTTTTTTGGGGGGGCTGGGAGGGGGCGACCTGCGAGGGGCTTGGGCTGGATCGCGGCTCTATTCCGCTTGGATTACGAAGTAGTCGAGATTCTGACGCTCGTTGCGAATGGCTTTGAGGGAGGAGCGGGAGCGAGCAGGTAGGGAGTGGGTGAGCAGTTCTCGGATGTCGTCCACGATGCTGGCGGTTTCGACGAAGCGTTTTATCGGGTCGGGCCGTTCTTGCATGGCGGAGGCGACTGCATTTGAGAGGCCTCGAGTGCCCGTGGAGTGCGCGATGAGGGAGAGCTTTTCAGCTTCGGTGTCATCGGCAACTTGGAGGAGGAACTCCTTGAGGTGCGAGTAGGTCCAGTTGGCGTTGGTTTCGTCGTGGGGGTAGGAAGTGAGGGGGATTTCGCCTTGGGAAGGCCGGCTGAAGAAGATGGGACCTCCGTCGAAGTTGAGGTCGTGGTGGGTTAGGGCGGTGCGTCGGGCGGCATCTTTGAAGCTTACGTTGTATCCATGAACGAATACGAAAGCGTTGATTCCCTCGGATTGCTAGAGGGGGCCGTCGATCTATTGGCTGAGCTTGCTCCAGTCTGAGGGCGCGGGTGGCGCCATGGAAGACCTCTACCTCATGGTATCCGCGTTCTTCGGGGGAGAGCACGTGGGAGCGGACTGCGGCTTGGCTTGCAGCGGCTCTGGTTGTTTTTGGGAGCTGCGGGCGGCGAGGAGCACGGAAGGGGCGCTGTTAGATCGCGGCTCGTTGGCAAGGGTTGCGGATATGCGGCACTTGGATGGCGGGCAGCGATGTGAAGCCCCAATTAGGGAAGTTGGTCGAATTTCCCGAGCTTTTCGGGGTCTGGGGCTCACTTTCGATTTGCCCCGCATAGGGATTGCTCAATGCTTTTCGGTTCCTCGTTAACATCATCCAACGACAACACATCAAGACTATGGCTATAGCGACAGGAACTAAGGCACCGGATTTCACTTTGAAGAGCAAAAATGACGAAGGCCTGGCCGACGTCACGCTGAGCGCAAACTACGGTTCGTCCGCGACCGTACTTTTGTTTTTCCCGCTTGCCTTCACCAGCGTATGCGAAGCTGAGC of Pelagicoccus enzymogenes contains these proteins:
- a CDS encoding TonB-dependent siderophore receptor; amino-acid sequence: MNYLKTLLAGSALGLAATASAQNSVDAPVTGDQAFELSGFTVFGDHYDTIGAATRLPLSDRETPQTISLIDSSRLEAESMYNMDDVMRNVTGVNVSMYDTQRPLYFSRGFQITDFQVDGIPTYSGDTNQEFDTALYQRVEILRGANGLFSGSGKPSGTVNLHRKQAGKTFAASVTQTVGSWDYFRTQVDVNTPITADGKFRSRFVAALTDRDSFRDRYHEDKLAYLATFSADLAQNSTLTFGFQRQDNEPTASVWGTIPPLAADGTPSELPHTTNFATDWAYWHRHSSTAFVNLEHQLNNRWQLKAALNHTTGDEESLSTYANAYAETWLNKEDGSGVIITGYSWDSSDERNSIDLYLNGKFDLFEREHDIVFGTSHAEYESIALNTASGFAGTPWNYAIDNFYTWDGSAEPAMELAYLPGQGVVRTKQTGIYSSTRLRLTDAFSAVLGGRITKWDTIDYGRDDAGATAFVNSQYEIDNEFTPYVGFTYDLNQNFTFYGSYTTIFEPQDSVDASGNILGPVEGNNYEIGLKSSFAEGRATFTAALFQTEQDNFAVADPLNPDPLESGKFPSIGVDGTKAEGLELQLSGKVTDDWSMIFGYTHNNTNRHAGDPIWTNLPEDLVQLSTHYQFPGEWSRLAIGGGATWQSEIIGSQFIPGQGNVEISQGAYTLVNLHVNYAINERFSATLSAKNALDEIYLANLDYPQFGEPQNFLLSFKWKY
- a CDS encoding Fe2+-dependent dioxygenase yields the protein MLISIPNLLSLAQIATSRRLLETANWVDGKASAGHQGAKVKDNAQLLPEDPAAQQVGDLILHALGSNPLFMAAALPLHILPPMFNSYSGGQTFGTHVDGSIRVIPGTQKQIRTDLSCTVFFADPNEYAGGELCIEDTYGTQRVKLPAGHAILYPSTSLHHVTPVTEGTRLCSFFWIQSMVRDNSQRSMLFDMDMAIQRLGADHPEHPSNVQLTGVYHNLLRQWAEM
- a CDS encoding TonB-dependent receptor gives rise to the protein MTSHLTTSPSQNFGLRATAIAQTFLVAGAANAQTNAAVEDTDAVELDPFAVKGDNFALSSPKFTVALRDTPQTINVIPEEILEAQGATSLQDVLRNSPGITFRAGEGGAAPGDNLFVRGFSAANDIFVNGVRDRGEYSRDAYNLEQVEVSKGPASATYGRGSTGGSVNLVTKQANLSESDSLSLSLGTHNHKRLVFDTNSVLDKENGIAFRLTGMATDEDVPGRDFVYKRAWALNPSLSFGLGKDTQVTLSYEKLKQDDMADFGMWTGLFGNPQVSYSNFYGYPDRDFSEVDNDRATLSIGHNFANGLTLRNVSSHYTSKTDAIYTAPAGPNDSTTEGYIRTSDKAKDKYNENLANHTTLSGSFRVGELTHSFSTGIELNRETADNFSHHSISPDPERNAIDPYSDGPFTFTPNERSGRVRSGTSDTISLYAFDTLSIGEKWQANAGLRWESFDSDYLDSTNGVATSELSQKEEMTSYRFGLVYKPLREGSLYFGAGNSFNPTAENFSLSDSETSSSNVNLDPEETKTLELGTKWDLFESRASFAAAVFQSEKHNARASLGGRGTEYTNLGKQSVEGFELGLSGKITDRLSVFGGYSQLDTEITDSPNLDEIGTELSYSPSESFNLWLDYQATPKLSFGGGATYSGSQAYSSSVEAPDDASYWLMDLTASYVLNDRLSFRLNVDNAADERYIERGSSNRSVPGASRSAKLSAYYKF
- a CDS encoding TonB-dependent receptor plug domain-containing protein yields the protein MKIRLLASAIILLALSQSALPRSGQEHEHRSPVIELDAFQVVSTGTRSERMARELPIRTELLGADLFLASGSRDLASALEYMSGIRTEANCQNCGTAEIKMLGLGSGYNRLLFDGQPLFSGLASVYGIEHVPTAFISRVEVVKGGASSLYGPGAVAGVINILPKEPVTNKQRYDTSIESVDGEQFRSASLLRDWSSEDGDLALSLYGQFNDNDAVDINGDGFSEITQKRFHTLGANGWLYPTETGKLSLNYSYSWEERRGGNALDLLPHEAQTTEQLEHRWHRGGIAWDSSFNEIDYRLSASASYVTRNSYYGGVGSVALPGQSDFDDEAYQEALADSKLLYGYSDTMRYYLDTLFSQSFGEHHFSWGAQYQLDHVFDEKRNERGKALRSNGELADFSGQDPIADGSFDNLGFFVQDEWIHKQDTTLITGLRLDKHSEIENWVLSPRIALRHSSSPDWTWRASIATGFRAPEIFDEDFHIEILDDPTRTRNAHGLKEEKSISYSAGFVWTPSFADDQFQLEGELYRTELRDTFNVSDIVYTASDGTAYKERINAGGSTVQGFELNAAYRLSERWKADLGLTHVDATFDEAPEVLPGIFERRYLETPQWSGVAKLKYENEELFDLFLGLVYTGPMIAAREVEGTLNESTESFFVVDLTATKHIHLDVFGKERHIDLMAGVKNIFDERQQDITSGPDRDTTYFYGPRFPRSVILRAGLSW